The proteins below are encoded in one region of Helianthus annuus cultivar XRQ/B chromosome 2, HanXRQr2.0-SUNRISE, whole genome shotgun sequence:
- the LOC118485469 gene encoding uncharacterized protein LOC118485469, with protein MDAFFETGKLSKGCGSTFITLIPKIKEPLVLGDYRPISLVGVVNKVVSKVLANRLKPVLNEVISNFQSAFLRAYDNVNWAFVIDILQQMGFGEKWCSWISDDAMIMGVWNKEKIASVIRILRCFHACSGLKINLSKSSLFGIGVSNEEVEEMVNWIGCKTGSAALLSIGGRVTLIRSVLESLPTYYMSLYKVPVKVVKDLESKIKKFLWGGSNNVRRTHWVAWDRVMLPKKAGGLGLCKLMNVNVALLSKWGWRFKIESNNLWVKVVSAIHSGQSRWEFLPYNKAVRGVWLNICNLLNRPIIGNKEVVKNSSVSDRLAGNGLWLWRHDLDTVAEVQELAALMGLVSSVVLRSGKDEWKWTKDSTGLFSVRSVKRLLHRDAGDPNLFASELWMKVSRWCRIPPIFAFSIKDLLEIHKFYNMGRSASYILQGII; from the exons ATGGATGCTTTTTTCGAGACCGGTAAACTTAGTAAGGGTTGTGGGTCTACTTTTATTACCCTTATTCCTAAGATAAAGGAACCTTTGGTTTTGGGAGACTATCGTCCGATTAGCCTCGTCGGAGTTGTTAACAAAGTGGTATCTAAAGTTCTTGCTAATAGACTGAAACCGGTCCTTAATGAGGTGATCTCCAATTTTCAATCGGCCTTTCTCAGGG CTTATGATAACGTGAATTGGGCCTTTGTTATTGATATTCTTCAGCAAATGGGTTTTGGAGAGAAGTGGTGTAGCTGGATTTCAG ACGATGCAATGATTATGGGGGTGTGGAACAAGGAAAAAATTGCCAGTGTTATTCggattttgagatgttttcatgCTTGTTCTGGGCTCAAAATTAATCTCAGTAAGTCGAGTTTGTTTGGCATCGGTGTTTCAAACGAGGAGGTTGAAGAGATGGTTAATTGGATCGGTTGTAAGACTGGTTCG GCAGCGTTGTTATCCATAGGAGGGAGGGTTACGCTAATTCGGTCAGTTCTCGAGAGTCTGCCTACTTATTATATGTCTCTGTACAAAGTCCCCGTGAAAGTTGTCAAAGACCTGGAAAGCAAGATCAAAAAGTTTTTATGGGGCGGCTCGAACAATGTTAGGAGAACTCATTGGGTGGCGTGGGACAGGGTGATGTTACCGAAGAAAGCGGGAGGATTGGGTCTGTGTAAATTAATGAATGTTAATGTAGCTTTGCTCAGTAAATGGGGATGGAGGTTCAAGATTGAGTCGAACAATCTGTGGGTCAAGGTTGTCAGCGCTATTCACTCGGGTCAGTCAAGATGGGAGTTTCTTCCTTACAATAAAGCGGTCAGGGGGGTTTGGCTTAATATTTGTAATTTGTTGAACAGACCGATTATCGGTAACAAAG AGGTGGTCAAAAACTCCTCTGTGAGTGATCGGCTGGCTGGAAACGGTCTGTGGTTGTGGCGTCATGATCTGGATACAGTGGCGGAGGTCCAGGAATTGGCGGCCCTAATGGGTTTGGTCTCTTCGGTCGTTCTCAGGTCTGGTAAGGATGAATGGAAGTGGACGAAGGATTCTACTGGTCTCTTCTCGGTCAGGTCGGTGAAGAGGCTGTTGCATCGTGATGCCGGTGATCCGAACTTG TTTGCTTCCGAGCTATGGATGAAAGTTAGTAGATGGTGTCGAATCCCACCTATTTTTGCTTTTTCGATAAAAGATTTATTGGAAATCCATAAATTCTACAACATGGGTCGGTCGGCTTCGTATATCTTGCAAGGTATCATTTAA